A stretch of the Planctomycetota bacterium genome encodes the following:
- a CDS encoding flavodoxin family protein has translation MTLVAIVYHSGFGHTRKQAEAVAEGVWSAGADAAMHAVEEFPAPENNQYAGPWDVLARADAIVFGCPTYMGTISAGLKRFMDDSSVVWFQQGWKDKLAGGFTNSSGLSGDKLNTLVSLVVFAAQHGMNWVTLGMMPPSDDAGQTPDTPNRMGGFLGAFAQSGNVSPEEAPPPGDLETARHYGSRIASLAARMADS, from the coding sequence ATGACCCTCGTCGCCATCGTGTACCACAGCGGCTTCGGCCACACCAGGAAGCAGGCCGAGGCCGTTGCCGAGGGCGTGTGGTCCGCCGGCGCCGACGCCGCGATGCACGCCGTCGAGGAGTTCCCCGCGCCCGAGAACAACCAGTACGCAGGGCCGTGGGACGTGCTCGCAAGGGCCGACGCGATCGTCTTCGGGTGCCCAACCTACATGGGCACGATCAGCGCGGGCCTCAAGCGATTCATGGACGACAGCAGCGTCGTGTGGTTCCAGCAGGGCTGGAAGGACAAACTGGCCGGCGGCTTCACCAACAGCAGCGGCCTGAGCGGCGACAAGCTCAACACGCTCGTCAGCCTTGTCGTCTTCGCCGCCCAGCACGGCATGAACTGGGTCACCCTCGGCATGATGCCGCCGTCCGACGACGCGGGCCAGACCCCCGACACGCCCAACCGGATGGGCGGCTTCCTGGGCGCCTTCGCGCAGTCGGGAAACGTCTCGCCCGAGGAGGCCCCGCCGCCGGGCGACCTCGAGACCGCCCGCCACTACGGCTCGCGCATCGCGTCGCTGGCCGCCCGCATGGCCGACAGCTGA
- the rsmA gene encoding 16S rRNA (adenine(1518)-N(6)/adenine(1519)-N(6))-dimethyltransferase RsmA, with protein sequence MVAGLRVPQTLAEIKGLLAERGLAPKRSLGQNFLVDHNLIAKLVRAAGVTPGTLVLEVGPGTGTLTEALLDAGASVLACELDDGLAVLLRERFADREGFALVHGDALRGKRALNTEVAERLGDRPFALVANLPYGCATPLLSTLLLHRPACGAMAVTVQKEVVDRLLASPGTRDFGPLSVIAQAACEAERIAHLPPACFWPRPGVDSAMVLLRRRPEPPCDLAVLSEACGALFRQRRKRIAAPLRELLGDADPPEGVAPGMRAEEIAVDALAALARQLSAMRAASDAMREP encoded by the coding sequence GTGGTAGCGGGGCTCCGCGTGCCGCAGACGCTCGCCGAGATCAAGGGCCTGCTGGCCGAGCGCGGGCTGGCGCCCAAGCGATCGCTGGGCCAGAACTTCCTGGTGGACCACAACCTGATCGCCAAGCTCGTGCGGGCCGCGGGCGTGACGCCGGGGACGCTCGTGCTCGAGGTCGGCCCCGGTACGGGCACGCTGACCGAGGCGCTGCTCGATGCGGGGGCGAGCGTGCTCGCCTGCGAGCTGGACGACGGCCTCGCCGTGCTGCTGCGGGAGCGCTTCGCGGATCGCGAGGGATTCGCGCTGGTGCACGGCGATGCGCTCCGGGGCAAGCGGGCGCTCAACACGGAGGTCGCGGAACGACTCGGCGATCGACCGTTCGCGCTCGTCGCAAACCTGCCCTACGGCTGCGCAACGCCGCTGCTCTCGACGCTGCTGCTGCATCGGCCGGCGTGCGGCGCGATGGCGGTGACGGTGCAGAAGGAGGTCGTCGATCGGTTGCTGGCCTCGCCCGGCACGCGGGACTTTGGCCCCTTATCCGTGATCGCGCAGGCGGCGTGCGAGGCCGAACGCATCGCGCACCTGCCGCCGGCGTGCTTCTGGCCCCGCCCCGGGGTGGATAGCGCCATGGTGCTGCTGCGGCGGCGGCCCGAGCCGCCGTGCGATCTCGCGGTGCTGAGCGAGGCGTGCGGTGCGCTGTTCCGGCAGCGCCGCAAGCGGATCGCCGCACCACTGCGCGAGTTGCTGGGCGATGCGGACCCGCCGGAGGGCGTCGCGCCGGGCATGCGGGCCGAGGAGATCGCCGTCGACGCTCTTGCGGCGCTGGCGCGTCAGCTGTCGGCCATGCGGGCGGCCAGCGACGCGATGCGCGAGCCGTAG
- a CDS encoding HAD hydrolase family protein produces MPDPSHRYDLIAIDLDGTLVGRAGAVSAENVEAIRAAREAGLGVTICTGRVLSECYAVLDAIEQTEPVVVSGGAQIACGRDRRTLDAAGLDATLIDRVADIARGHDLALLIQKDRDHAGYDYVVVLDGDAELHPVLQLWMDKKASDVEYIISREGPRHDLPSVRAVASGTAREVARLTERLADELAGLAMVHAFPLSTHVPEDDEPPHVLEVFPVEADKWSALQRLGVRVGVEPARIAAIGDQVNDIPMLQGAALGVAMGEAPAEVRAAADRVTESCADHGVARAIERILAGAW; encoded by the coding sequence GTGCCCGATCCATCGCACCGATACGACCTGATCGCCATCGACCTCGACGGCACGCTCGTGGGCCGCGCGGGGGCGGTATCGGCCGAGAACGTCGAAGCCATCCGCGCCGCTCGCGAGGCGGGCCTGGGCGTGACCATCTGCACCGGCCGCGTGCTGAGCGAGTGCTACGCCGTGCTCGACGCCATCGAGCAGACCGAGCCCGTGGTGGTCTCGGGCGGGGCGCAGATCGCCTGCGGCCGGGATCGCCGGACGCTCGACGCCGCCGGGCTCGATGCGACGCTCATCGATCGCGTGGCGGACATCGCCCGCGGCCACGACCTCGCGCTGCTCATCCAGAAGGACCGCGACCACGCGGGCTACGACTACGTCGTGGTGCTCGACGGGGACGCCGAATTGCACCCGGTCCTGCAACTCTGGATGGACAAGAAGGCCTCCGACGTCGAGTACATCATCAGCCGCGAGGGGCCCCGGCACGACCTGCCGAGCGTCCGCGCGGTGGCCTCCGGGACGGCGCGCGAGGTCGCGCGGCTGACCGAGCGGCTGGCCGACGAGCTGGCGGGGCTCGCGATGGTGCACGCCTTTCCGCTGAGCACGCACGTGCCCGAGGACGACGAGCCGCCGCACGTGCTCGAGGTCTTCCCGGTCGAGGCCGACAAGTGGTCGGCGCTGCAGCGGCTGGGCGTCCGCGTCGGCGTCGAGCCAGCGCGCATCGCCGCCATCGGCGACCAGGTCAACGACATCCCGATGCTGCAAGGGGCGGCCCTGGGCGTAGCGATGGGCGAGGCGCCGGCCGAGGTCCGCGCCGCGGCCGACCGCGTGACCGAATCCTGCGCCGATCACGGCGTGGCACGAGCCATCGAGCGCATACTCGCGGGCGCGTGGTAG
- a CDS encoding GC-type dockerin domain-anchored protein, translating to MLARSARVALSVSIAPCALACAQDVYHLDARSDCFVPPARPVRVIDLPQGLYRTLPIDDVFQAWNPWGGSVSGCDAGGYGCSTGWATNHAVTTADGRGTGRFVARGEVAMTPALALLRPRIILFRKYAGVDLLIGIGDSLCSDNIGGVSVRVDPVDCVADLDLDGSLDLFDFLEFQTLFDAGNLVADLDFDGELTIFDFLAFQTAFDSGCP from the coding sequence ATGCTCGCTCGATCCGCACGCGTTGCGCTGTCCGTCTCGATCGCCCCGTGCGCCCTGGCGTGCGCGCAGGACGTGTACCACCTCGATGCGCGATCGGACTGCTTCGTGCCCCCGGCGCGGCCCGTCCGGGTGATCGATCTGCCGCAGGGGCTCTACCGCACGCTGCCCATCGACGACGTGTTCCAGGCCTGGAACCCGTGGGGTGGAAGCGTGAGCGGCTGCGACGCCGGGGGCTACGGGTGTTCCACCGGCTGGGCCACCAACCACGCGGTGACGACCGCCGATGGCCGCGGGACCGGCCGGTTCGTGGCGCGCGGCGAGGTCGCTATGACGCCCGCGCTGGCTCTGCTCCGGCCGCGGATCATCCTCTTCCGCAAGTACGCGGGGGTGGATCTGCTCATTGGCATCGGCGACAGCCTGTGCAGCGACAACATCGGCGGCGTCTCGGTGCGCGTCGACCCCGTGGACTGCGTGGCCGACCTGGATCTCGATGGCTCGCTGGACCTGTTCGACTTCCTGGAATTCCAGACGCTGTTCGACGCCGGCAACCTTGTGGCGGACCTCGACTTCGATGGCGAGCTGACGATCTTCGACTTTCTCGCCTTCCAGACCGCGTTCGACTCCGGCTGCCCGTAG
- a CDS encoding GC-type dockerin domain-anchored protein, translated as MNARVPLVALGSLACSASAQGVFVLDSLQQCFVPPEVPSIELDLPPGLYQTVAVGDAFDAWNAWGGSVDGCDGDGLNCTMGWLTGHAVSAESGNPVATRVDFGAIAATPALALQEPRRVLFRRCDSETLFLGVGDSHCADNVGTVAVRIELAACPPDFNLDGELNFFDFLEFQNLFEESNAIADLDCDGEFTVTDFNAFQALFAQGCSPPVAAEQGDAEFATVGLR; from the coding sequence ATGAACGCTCGCGTACCGCTCGTAGCTCTGGGGTCGCTCGCCTGCTCGGCGTCGGCCCAGGGCGTCTTCGTGCTGGATTCCTTGCAGCAGTGCTTCGTCCCGCCCGAGGTGCCCAGCATCGAGCTCGACCTGCCGCCGGGGCTCTACCAGACCGTGGCGGTTGGCGATGCCTTCGATGCGTGGAACGCCTGGGGCGGCTCGGTCGACGGCTGCGACGGCGACGGACTGAATTGCACCATGGGCTGGCTGACCGGCCACGCCGTGTCGGCCGAGAGCGGCAACCCGGTGGCCACACGCGTCGACTTCGGCGCCATCGCGGCCACGCCCGCGCTCGCGCTGCAGGAGCCGCGCAGGGTGCTCTTCCGTCGCTGCGATTCCGAGACGCTCTTCCTGGGCGTGGGCGACAGCCACTGCGCCGATAACGTCGGCACGGTTGCCGTGCGGATCGAGCTGGCGGCGTGCCCGCCCGACTTCAACCTCGATGGCGAGCTGAACTTCTTCGATTTCCTCGAGTTCCAGAACCTCTTCGAGGAATCCAACGCCATCGCCGATCTCGACTGCGATGGCGAGTTCACCGTGACCGACTTCAACGCCTTCCAGGCCCTGTTCGCGCAGGGCTGCTCGCCGCCGGTCGCGGCCGAGCAGGGCGACGCGGAGTTCGCGACGGTCGGCCTGCGTTAG
- a CDS encoding excinuclease ABC subunit UvrC: protein MSDPASTPESGTESREDRLARLLARARGLPKVPGVYLMKDARGIVIYVGKARVLPDRVSSYFVPSADLGPAKAPMLDVVDDFEILECETEFEALLAENRLIKDTRPRFNVRLTDDKTFPYLVVTQREDFPRVFVTRNPGGMRPDGTTAEYAKGARVFGPFVNAGALREAVQVAQRVFKFRDCKLDIVEGDPKNRYFRPCLLYSIGQCTAPCADKVQKEAYAGQIDRFVRFMTSKRSQMLRELRTEMEDASANLQYERAAELRDQIVSIEKLEERSTRKDGWQPETEIGYIDPEKGLRSLQRTLGLGEPPRVIEGIDIAHLGGSETVGSKVCFVDGKPFKSEYRRYKIQTADNDDYSSIREVVSRRYREAGSGQELYPDVILIDGGLGQLHAAMEALRDMDVRPPMVISLAKKEELIYVQERSEPIRLGRENLGLRLCQQIRDEAHRFAQHYHHVLRRKKVVGE, encoded by the coding sequence GTGAGCGACCCCGCTTCGACGCCCGAATCCGGAACCGAGTCCAGAGAGGACCGCCTCGCGCGGCTGCTCGCGCGGGCCCGCGGGCTGCCCAAGGTGCCCGGCGTCTACCTGATGAAGGACGCCCGGGGCATCGTCATTTATGTTGGCAAGGCCCGCGTGCTACCCGACCGGGTGTCGAGCTACTTCGTGCCTAGTGCGGACCTCGGCCCCGCCAAGGCGCCGATGCTCGACGTCGTCGACGACTTCGAGATCCTCGAGTGCGAGACCGAGTTCGAGGCGCTGCTCGCCGAGAACCGGCTCATCAAGGACACGCGGCCGCGCTTCAACGTCCGGCTCACCGACGACAAGACGTTCCCGTACCTGGTCGTCACCCAGCGCGAGGACTTCCCGCGGGTGTTCGTCACGCGCAACCCGGGTGGCATGCGGCCCGACGGCACGACGGCCGAGTATGCCAAGGGTGCCAGGGTCTTCGGGCCGTTCGTCAACGCGGGCGCGCTGCGGGAGGCCGTGCAGGTAGCCCAGCGGGTGTTCAAGTTCCGCGACTGCAAGCTGGACATCGTCGAGGGCGATCCGAAGAACCGCTACTTCCGCCCGTGCCTCCTGTACAGCATCGGCCAGTGCACGGCGCCGTGCGCCGACAAGGTGCAGAAGGAGGCGTACGCGGGCCAGATCGATCGCTTCGTGCGCTTCATGACCAGCAAGCGGAGCCAGATGCTCCGCGAGCTGCGCACCGAGATGGAGGACGCGAGCGCGAACCTCCAGTACGAGCGGGCCGCCGAGCTGCGCGACCAGATCGTCTCCATCGAGAAGCTCGAGGAGCGCAGCACCCGCAAGGACGGCTGGCAGCCCGAGACCGAGATCGGCTACATCGACCCCGAGAAGGGCCTGCGGAGCCTGCAGCGCACGCTCGGCCTCGGCGAGCCGCCCCGCGTGATCGAGGGCATCGACATCGCCCACCTCGGCGGCAGCGAGACCGTCGGCAGCAAGGTCTGCTTCGTCGACGGCAAGCCGTTCAAGAGCGAGTACCGCCGCTACAAGATCCAGACCGCCGACAACGACGACTACTCGAGCATCCGCGAGGTGGTCAGCCGTCGCTACCGCGAGGCCGGCAGCGGCCAGGAGCTGTATCCCGACGTCATCCTGATCGACGGCGGCCTGGGCCAGCTGCACGCCGCCATGGAGGCGCTGCGGGACATGGACGTGCGGCCGCCGATGGTGATAAGCCTCGCGAAGAAGGAGGAGCTGATCTATGTGCAGGAGAGGAGCGAGCCGATCCGTCTCGGCCGCGAGAATCTCGGGCTGAGGCTGTGCCAGCAGATCCGCGACGAGGCCCACCGCTTCGCGCAGCACTACCACCACGTGCTGCGGCGGAAGAAGGTGGTGGGGGAGTGA
- a CDS encoding type II secretion system protein: MRRGFTLIELLVVISIIAILMGILIPALAGARLTARSTVGVANLRSMTQMLFLYDNEQRSFPNPFDPREDPRERRVRGSEWYDALHPTQDEPYWRFGPYTPPQWNTEFFACYWYSWLADWRGGTRFDEVQYSPADRAALDQLNQLRTRPSSRDGQVLWPTSFYLSPTLWTRPDRFRRGAREPMTPSGLATIGIDSVASPEAKVMAWERADFAQKQRTVISAGTARREQIAPSWVNPRAKPHAATADGSVRRVDMDRLHDEAAEGGEYLPGGRIGPSDLMPLFAPHRPRIDDAFMGGETGADGVNPLFFWATAGGARGRDLLP, encoded by the coding sequence ATGCGACGCGGATTCACGCTCATCGAGCTGCTCGTGGTCATCTCGATCATCGCAATCCTGATGGGCATCCTGATCCCGGCGCTGGCCGGCGCGCGGCTGACGGCCCGGTCGACGGTGGGGGTGGCCAACCTGCGGTCGATGACGCAGATGCTGTTCCTCTACGACAACGAGCAGCGGTCCTTCCCCAACCCCTTCGACCCGCGGGAGGATCCGCGGGAGCGCCGCGTGCGGGGCAGCGAGTGGTACGACGCGCTGCACCCCACGCAGGACGAGCCGTACTGGCGATTCGGGCCGTACACCCCGCCGCAGTGGAACACCGAGTTCTTCGCGTGCTACTGGTACTCGTGGCTGGCCGACTGGCGGGGCGGCACGCGCTTCGATGAGGTGCAGTATTCGCCCGCCGACCGCGCGGCGCTGGACCAGCTCAACCAGCTGCGGACGAGGCCGTCCAGCCGCGACGGCCAGGTGCTGTGGCCCACGAGCTTCTACCTCTCGCCCACGCTGTGGACCCGGCCGGACCGCTTCCGCCGCGGCGCCCGCGAGCCGATGACGCCGAGCGGGCTGGCGACCATCGGCATCGACAGCGTGGCGTCGCCCGAGGCCAAGGTGATGGCGTGGGAGCGGGCCGACTTTGCGCAGAAGCAGCGGACGGTGATCTCGGCGGGCACGGCGCGGCGGGAGCAGATCGCGCCCAGCTGGGTGAACCCGCGCGCCAAGCCGCACGCCGCTACCGCCGACGGCAGCGTCCGCCGCGTGGACATGGATCGGCTGCACGACGAGGCGGCCGAGGGCGGCGAGTACCTGCCCGGCGGCCGCATCGGCCCGAGCGACCTCATGCCGCTGTTCGCGCCGCACCGGCCGCGCATCGACGATGCGTTCATGGGCGGCGAGACCGGCGCCGACGGCGTCAACCCGCTGTTCTTCTGGGCGACGGCGGGGGGCGCGCGGGGGCGGGATCTGCTGCCGTAG
- a CDS encoding S24 family peptidase: protein MTARQARQDDEIATRIDRQPPAFGTIVRDRRLRMGLSLRETAERARCTKGYLSLLERGMRGAPGPKLMARLEAALELAAGTLSAVAAMEATPIELREELAERRRQAEAARQLASLLQSAGPGGLDDAYQSGALQRLVERLGPAGGGAAADAEGGAPVRALLPGVVPLINLVPAGEASEFTDLGYPARVADAYVQSPDLADPDAFAARITGDSMEPQYVEGDVVIFSPARDVKDGMDCFARLEPDHETTFKRVYFERGGGGEELIRLQPLNSRYAPRVEPRERVAGLYPAVSLTRGIG from the coding sequence ATGACCGCACGGCAGGCCCGGCAGGACGACGAGATCGCAACCAGGATCGATCGGCAGCCGCCGGCGTTCGGCACGATCGTCCGCGATCGCCGTTTACGGATGGGGCTGAGTTTGCGCGAGACCGCCGAGCGGGCCCGCTGCACCAAGGGCTACCTCTCGCTGCTCGAGCGGGGCATGCGCGGGGCGCCGGGCCCCAAGCTCATGGCGCGGCTGGAGGCGGCGCTCGAGCTGGCGGCGGGCACGCTGTCGGCGGTGGCGGCGATGGAGGCGACGCCCATCGAGCTGCGCGAGGAGCTGGCCGAGCGGCGTCGCCAGGCCGAGGCCGCCCGCCAGCTCGCCTCGCTGCTGCAGTCTGCGGGCCCCGGCGGGCTCGACGATGCCTACCAGAGCGGCGCCTTGCAGCGGCTGGTCGAGCGGCTCGGGCCGGCCGGCGGAGGGGCCGCGGCCGACGCCGAGGGCGGCGCACCCGTTCGTGCATTGCTGCCCGGCGTGGTGCCGCTGATCAACCTCGTGCCCGCGGGGGAGGCCAGCGAGTTCACCGATCTAGGCTACCCCGCCCGCGTGGCGGACGCGTACGTGCAGTCGCCCGACCTGGCCGACCCCGACGCCTTTGCGGCCCGCATCACCGGCGACAGCATGGAGCCGCAGTATGTGGAGGGCGACGTGGTCATCTTCAGCCCGGCCCGCGACGTCAAGGACGGCATGGACTGCTTCGCGAGGCTCGAACCGGACCACGAGACGACCTTCAAGCGGGTCTACTTCGAGCGGGGTGGCGGCGGCGAGGAGCTCATCCGGCTGCAGCCGCTCAACAGCCGCTACGCCCCACGGGTCGAGCCCCGGGAGCGGGTCGCGGGGCTGTACCCGGCGGTGAGCCTGACGCGGGGGATCGGCTGA
- a CDS encoding sigma factor-like helix-turn-helix DNA-binding protein — translation MATRTEDPTLDLRRKRRRALVAQIVDASEHLPEQERQLLLAVYGRGMRVSEVAVMLGVPERRLRRRVRALLKRVTDPAFAAVVRHGSSWPRQLHAVARLAVIEGLPMRVIASRLGLSYHQVRQHCATMHTLVAALPGRETAA, via the coding sequence GTGGCCACGAGGACCGAAGATCCCACCCTCGACCTGCGGCGGAAGCGCCGCCGCGCACTGGTCGCCCAGATCGTCGATGCCAGCGAGCATCTGCCCGAGCAGGAACGCCAGCTGCTCCTGGCCGTCTACGGCCGGGGCATGCGGGTCAGCGAGGTCGCGGTCATGCTGGGCGTGCCCGAGCGACGCCTCCGCCGCCGCGTGCGGGCGCTGCTCAAGCGGGTGACCGATCCGGCCTTCGCCGCCGTCGTCCGCCACGGATCGAGCTGGCCTCGGCAGCTCCACGCCGTCGCGCGGCTGGCGGTCATCGAGGGCCTGCCCATGCGGGTCATCGCCAGCCGGCTGGGCCTGAGCTACCACCAGGTCCGCCAGCACTGCGCGACGATGCACACGCTGGTCGCGGCCCTGCCGGGCCGGGAGACGGCGGCGTGA
- a CDS encoding GNAT family N-acetyltransferase translates to MACDALQRRFAALDDHRPRDHAIAIETGDAADLRALARFHYAARRPGPIARVLRAADADGELAGVLVASMPTLNDRWRSIAWPGEYDHADQRTRAEAINADLRLISRVIVDPRYRGRGVAVRLVRAYLADPCTRRTEAIAAMAHACPFFARAGMRPIPLEPSQADRRLARVLGRRGVDAESLAVGGIDDPRLHVALGAWARARRLAERSPERLAMRAYAALAYPPIAFVHDAGARP, encoded by the coding sequence GTGGCATGCGACGCGCTGCAACGACGATTCGCCGCCCTCGACGACCACCGACCACGCGATCACGCGATAGCGATCGAAACCGGCGACGCCGCCGACCTGCGGGCCCTCGCGCGCTTCCACTACGCCGCCCGCAGGCCCGGGCCGATCGCCCGCGTGCTGCGCGCCGCCGACGCCGATGGCGAGCTCGCCGGCGTGCTGGTCGCGAGCATGCCGACGCTCAACGACCGCTGGCGGTCGATCGCCTGGCCCGGCGAGTACGACCACGCCGACCAGCGCACGCGGGCGGAGGCGATCAACGCCGATCTGCGGCTGATCTCCCGCGTCATCGTCGACCCGCGGTACCGCGGGCGGGGCGTCGCGGTGCGGCTCGTGCGGGCGTACCTGGCCGACCCCTGCACGCGGCGGACCGAGGCAATCGCCGCCATGGCGCACGCGTGCCCCTTCTTCGCGCGCGCGGGCATGCGTCCGATCCCACTCGAACCAAGCCAAGCGGATCGGCGGCTCGCGCGGGTACTCGGACGCCGGGGCGTCGACGCCGAATCGCTCGCGGTCGGCGGCATTGACGATCCGCGTCTGCACGTCGCACTCGGGGCGTGGGCCCGGGCTCGGCGTCTCGCGGAGCGCTCGCCCGAGCGGCTGGCGATGCGCGCGTACGCGGCGCTGGCGTACCCGCCCATCGCCTTCGTGCACGATGCGGGAGCCCGCCCGTGA